The Gasterosteus aculeatus chromosome 17, fGasAcu3.hap1.1, whole genome shotgun sequence genome includes a window with the following:
- the rem1 gene encoding GTP-binding protein REM 1: protein MTLNTQRAKEPLRRRGSTPIPPAHFYQHPSWTRDLQNPRLPAGAAKRGHLPLGQSASYHPGDKSLHYRAQWSSDSDDDSQSDSDCVYRVVLLGDHGVGKTSLAGIFAGITEKDEQPGEESYERTLTVDGEESTLVVMDTWENDKLEDDEDEDDSSQHDCLKVGSAYVIVYSVTDRASFDAASELRITLRRTRQAEDLPIILVGNKSDLVRSREVAVEEGRACAVVFDCKFIETSASLQHNVTELFEGVIRQIRLRRGDAEAARRRGSAFKRKESLTQKARRFLDRLVARNNQRMAVKVRSKSCHDLAVL, encoded by the exons ATGACCCTCAACACCCAAAGAGCGAAGGAGCCCCTGAGGCGCCGAGGCAGCACGCCGATTCCTCCCGCCCACTTCTACCAGCACCCAtcttggacccgggacctccaGAACCCCCGGCTCCCCGCCGGCGCCGCCAAGCGTGGCCACCTTCCCCTGGGACAGTCGGCGTCCTACCACCCCGGAGACAAGTCCCTCCACTACCGCGCCCAGTGGAGCTCGGACTCGGACGACGACTCGCAGAGCGACTCGGACTGCGTTTACAGAGTGGTGTTGCTGGGTGACCACGGCGTGGGAAAGACCAGCCTCGCGGGAATCTTTGCCGGAATCACAGAGAAAGATGAACAACCGGGAG AGGAATCGTACGAGCGCACGCTGACGGTGGACGGAGAGGAATCCACGCTCGTCGTCATGGATACCTGGGAGAACGACAAACTG gaggacgacgaggacgaggacgactcCTCTCAGCACGACTGCCTGAAGGTCGGGAGCGCTTACGTCATCGTCTACTCCGTCACCGACCGCGCCAGCTTCGACGCCGCCTCCGAGCTCCGCATCACGCTGCGGCGCACGCGCCAGGCCGAGGACCTGCCCATCATCCTCGTGGGAAACAAGAGCGACCTGGTGCGATCCAGAGAAGTGGCTgtggaag aggGCCGAGCGTGTGCGGTGGTCTTCGACTGCAAGTTCATCGAGACGTCGGCGTCTCTGCAGCACAACGTGACCGAGCTGTTCGAGGGCGTGATCCGGCAGATCCGCCTGCGGCGAGGGGACGCCGAGGCCGCCCGGCGCCGGGGCTCCGCGTTCAAGCGCAAAGAGAGCCTCACCCAGAAGGCCCGGCGCTTCCTGGACCGACTGGTGGCGCGCAACAACCAGCGCATGGCGGTCAAGGTGCGCTCCAAGAGCTGCCACGACCTCGCCGTCTTATGA
- the LOC120834768 gene encoding protein SSUH2 homolog isoform X1, translating into MSSAAVYPPLTGPAANPFGNMPGYEGMAGGGGFMPPPMPLEPLAPPQNGPNPDQWTIPTLSEDMAREAFKSFASSHCCYGESPAEDGVITSMEPFNTYRYRLETFTETRKTEPAEKPHEGEVADFYTQPAPRPWEVQVNPPSLFTNHKEEVRVPFTSSVKDCGSCHGTGTTECNDCNGEKHKECHVCHGSGEYNNERCTTCNASGKRRCSTCDARGRKDCETCKGRKRLLTYINLKVEWTNNVDDHVVQQNSGLMVDLKKVSGKELIKNNHNLLYPLIGFPDPSIAEASERLIKDHQTKYAQTARILQQRQTVELIPITKVNYKWKGDSHLYFVYGNEHKVSADNYPATCCCVIL; encoded by the exons ATGAGCAGCGCAG CAGTGTACCCTCCTCTCACCGGCCCTGCAGCCAACCCGTTTGGCAACATGCCCGGCTATGAAGGCATGGCGGGAGGAG GCGGTTTCATGCCTCCTCCGATGCCCTTGGAGCCTCTGGCCCCGCCCCAAAACGGCCCCAACCCCGACCAATGGAC AATCCCCACTCTGTCGGAGGACATGGCCCGCGAGGCGTTCAAGAGCTTCGCGTCGTCCCATTGCTGCTACGGTGAAAGCCCTGCGGAAGACGGCGTGATCACCAGCATGGAGCCGTTCAACACCTACAGG TATCGCCTGGAGACGTTCACAGAGACCAGGAAAACTGAGCCGGCCGAAAAGCCTCACGAAG GTGAGGTGGCTGACTTCTATACCCAGCCGGCTCCCCGGCCCTGGGAGGTGCAGGTCAACCCTCCCAGCCTCTTCACCAATCACAAAGAGGAGGTCCGCGTGCCCTTCACCTCCTCCGTCAAG gattGCGGAAGCTGCCACGGCACGGGGACGACTGAGTGTAACGACTGCAACGGAGAAAAACAC AAAGAATGCCACGTGTGCCACGGCTCAGGGGAGTACAACAATGAGCGCTGCACTACATGTAATGCCAGCGGCAAAAGAAG GTGCTCCACGTGTGATGCTCGGGGAAGGAAGGACTGTGAAACCTGTAAAGGACGAAAACGGCTGCTGACGTACATCAATCTCAAAGTGGAGTG GACTAACAATGTGGACGACCACGTAGTGCAGCAGAACTCTGGTCTGATGGTCGATCTTAAAAAAGTGAGCGGGAAGGAGCTGATCAAGAACAACCATAACCTG CTCTACCCGCTGATCGGGTTCCCAGACCCGTCCATCGCCGAGGCCTCTGAGCGTCTGATCAAAGATCACCAAACCAAATACGCCCAGACCGCCAGGATCCTGCAGCAG AGGCAGACTGTGGAGTTGATCCCAATCACTAAAGTGAACTACAAGTGGAAGGGCGACTCTCACCTCTACTTTGTCTACGGCAACGAGCACAAAGTCAGCGCCGACAATTACCCAGCTACCTGCTGCTGTGTCAtcctgtag
- the pnp4a gene encoding purine nucleoside phosphorylase 4a isoform X1, giving the protein MQSKEPVSHDEYQTAADWLRTHTRHRPEVAIICGSGLGMLADTLGCQESFAYSDVPGFPQSTVQGHAGRLVFGVLKGKMCVCMQGRFHMYEGHTLSKTTFPVRVFKLLGVKTLIVTNAAGSLADGLQPGDIMIIKDHINFPGFVGLNPLIGPNDDKFGPRFPAMSNCYDKELRCLATEIGKQLEITGLMREGVYAMVGGPNFESIAEARLLHRLGVDAVGMSTAPEVVVATHCGLRVFGLSLITNKVVKTYEDSDSVNHEGVLEVSRLRSVTVQQLVTELIGKMDINNNGPNDAGTKF; this is encoded by the exons ATGCAGAGCAAAGAACCCGTCAG CCATGACGAGTACCAGACGGCGGCCGATTGGCTGAGGACTCACACCCGGCACCGCCCCGAGGTGGCGATCATCTGCGGGTCGGGACTGGGGATGCTCGCCGACACCCTCGGGTGTCAGGAATCCTTCGCTTATTCTGACGTACCGGGCTTCCCACAGAGCACAG tgcAGGGTCATGCAGGTCGGCTGGTTTTTGGGGTGCTGAAGGGGAagatgtgtgtatgcatgcagGGTCGCTTCCACATGTATGAAGGACACACACTCAGCAAG ACGACGTTTCCAGTGCGAGTCTTCAAGCTGTTGGGGGTGAAGACTCTGATCGTGACGAACGCTGCCGGCTCATTGGCCGACGGCCTCCAGCCCGGTGACATCATGATCATCAAAGACCACATCAACTTCCCCGGATTCGTCGGTCTGAACCCGCTGATCGGACCGAACGATGACAA GTTCGGGCCTCGTTTTCCGGCCATGTCAAATTGCTACGACAAAGAGCTGCGTTGCTTAGCAACGGAGATCGGCAAGCAGCTGGAGATTACCGGCCTGATGCGAGAGGGCGTGTACGCCATGGTGGGGGGGCCCAACTTTGAATCCATCGCTGAGGCCAGACTGCTGCATCGACTCGGCGTAGACGCTGTcg GTATGAGTACGGCTCCGGAGGTCGTCGTGGCAACCCACTGCGGCCTGAGAGTGTTCGGACTCTCTCTGATCACAAACAAG GTGGTGAAGACCTACGAGGACTCGGACAGCGTGAACCACGAGGGCGTCCTGGAAGTCAGCCGGCTGCGTTCTGTGACTGTGCAGCAGTTAGTGACCGAGCTGATCGGAAAGATGGATATCAATAACAACGGCCCCAACGACGCTGGAACAAAgttctga
- the pnp4a gene encoding purine nucleoside phosphorylase 4a isoform X2, with product MLADTLGCQESFAYSDVPGFPQSTVQGHAGRLVFGVLKGKMCVCMQGRFHMYEGHTLSKTTFPVRVFKLLGVKTLIVTNAAGSLADGLQPGDIMIIKDHINFPGFVGLNPLIGPNDDKFGPRFPAMSNCYDKELRCLATEIGKQLEITGLMREGVYAMVGGPNFESIAEARLLHRLGVDAVGMSTAPEVVVATHCGLRVFGLSLITNKVVKTYEDSDSVNHEGVLEVSRLRSVTVQQLVTELIGKMDINNNGPNDAGTKF from the exons ATGCTCGCCGACACCCTCGGGTGTCAGGAATCCTTCGCTTATTCTGACGTACCGGGCTTCCCACAGAGCACAG tgcAGGGTCATGCAGGTCGGCTGGTTTTTGGGGTGCTGAAGGGGAagatgtgtgtatgcatgcagGGTCGCTTCCACATGTATGAAGGACACACACTCAGCAAG ACGACGTTTCCAGTGCGAGTCTTCAAGCTGTTGGGGGTGAAGACTCTGATCGTGACGAACGCTGCCGGCTCATTGGCCGACGGCCTCCAGCCCGGTGACATCATGATCATCAAAGACCACATCAACTTCCCCGGATTCGTCGGTCTGAACCCGCTGATCGGACCGAACGATGACAA GTTCGGGCCTCGTTTTCCGGCCATGTCAAATTGCTACGACAAAGAGCTGCGTTGCTTAGCAACGGAGATCGGCAAGCAGCTGGAGATTACCGGCCTGATGCGAGAGGGCGTGTACGCCATGGTGGGGGGGCCCAACTTTGAATCCATCGCTGAGGCCAGACTGCTGCATCGACTCGGCGTAGACGCTGTcg GTATGAGTACGGCTCCGGAGGTCGTCGTGGCAACCCACTGCGGCCTGAGAGTGTTCGGACTCTCTCTGATCACAAACAAG GTGGTGAAGACCTACGAGGACTCGGACAGCGTGAACCACGAGGGCGTCCTGGAAGTCAGCCGGCTGCGTTCTGTGACTGTGCAGCAGTTAGTGACCGAGCTGATCGGAAAGATGGATATCAATAACAACGGCCCCAACGACGCTGGAACAAAgttctga
- the LOC144388991 gene encoding uncharacterized protein LOC144388991: MMTTELFIVSLVVLLLAVMVLLLLCWVLRNSRNSDVTEMQISAGEPARVLTIRTKSQFANQLLDIVLDRVILQVESEPQTGEEPQVESEMDPGEHLRGERGSGPMKAVNNLASKLQKWMTAGDKNTARTDAPEHAALPSDGASCSASREEEKQQESQL; encoded by the exons ATGATGACCACTGAACTCTTCATCGTCTCCCTTGTGGTTCTCCTGCTGGCTGTGATGGTgttgctgctcctctgctgggTCCTCAGAAACAGCCGAAACAG TGACGTCACAGAGATGCAGATCTCTGCAGGAGAACCCGCCCGCGTCCTGACCATCAGAACCAAGTCACAATTCGCCAACCAGCTGCTGGACATCGTGCTGGATCGAGTCATCCTGCAGGTGGAATCCGAACCACAAACGGGGGAGGAGCCGCAGGTGGAAAGTGAAATGGATCCTGGGGAGCATCTACGAGGAGAAAGAGGTTCAGGTCCCATGAAAG CTGTGAACAATCTTGCGTCAAAACTGCAGAAATGGATGACTGCAGGGGATAAAAACA CTGCTCGGACGGATGCACCCGAGCACGCCGCTCTCCCCTCGGATGGCGCCTCCTGCAGTGCGTCgagggaagaggagaaacaaCAGGAGTCCCAACTTTAA
- the LOC120834768 gene encoding protein SSUH2 homolog isoform X2 — MSSAVYPPLTGPAANPFGNMPGYEGMAGGGGFMPPPMPLEPLAPPQNGPNPDQWTIPTLSEDMAREAFKSFASSHCCYGESPAEDGVITSMEPFNTYRYRLETFTETRKTEPAEKPHEGEVADFYTQPAPRPWEVQVNPPSLFTNHKEEVRVPFTSSVKDCGSCHGTGTTECNDCNGEKHKECHVCHGSGEYNNERCTTCNASGKRRCSTCDARGRKDCETCKGRKRLLTYINLKVEWTNNVDDHVVQQNSGLMVDLKKVSGKELIKNNHNLLYPLIGFPDPSIAEASERLIKDHQTKYAQTARILQQRQTVELIPITKVNYKWKGDSHLYFVYGNEHKVSADNYPATCCCVIL; from the exons ATGAGCAGCGCAG TGTACCCTCCTCTCACCGGCCCTGCAGCCAACCCGTTTGGCAACATGCCCGGCTATGAAGGCATGGCGGGAGGAG GCGGTTTCATGCCTCCTCCGATGCCCTTGGAGCCTCTGGCCCCGCCCCAAAACGGCCCCAACCCCGACCAATGGAC AATCCCCACTCTGTCGGAGGACATGGCCCGCGAGGCGTTCAAGAGCTTCGCGTCGTCCCATTGCTGCTACGGTGAAAGCCCTGCGGAAGACGGCGTGATCACCAGCATGGAGCCGTTCAACACCTACAGG TATCGCCTGGAGACGTTCACAGAGACCAGGAAAACTGAGCCGGCCGAAAAGCCTCACGAAG GTGAGGTGGCTGACTTCTATACCCAGCCGGCTCCCCGGCCCTGGGAGGTGCAGGTCAACCCTCCCAGCCTCTTCACCAATCACAAAGAGGAGGTCCGCGTGCCCTTCACCTCCTCCGTCAAG gattGCGGAAGCTGCCACGGCACGGGGACGACTGAGTGTAACGACTGCAACGGAGAAAAACAC AAAGAATGCCACGTGTGCCACGGCTCAGGGGAGTACAACAATGAGCGCTGCACTACATGTAATGCCAGCGGCAAAAGAAG GTGCTCCACGTGTGATGCTCGGGGAAGGAAGGACTGTGAAACCTGTAAAGGACGAAAACGGCTGCTGACGTACATCAATCTCAAAGTGGAGTG GACTAACAATGTGGACGACCACGTAGTGCAGCAGAACTCTGGTCTGATGGTCGATCTTAAAAAAGTGAGCGGGAAGGAGCTGATCAAGAACAACCATAACCTG CTCTACCCGCTGATCGGGTTCCCAGACCCGTCCATCGCCGAGGCCTCTGAGCGTCTGATCAAAGATCACCAAACCAAATACGCCCAGACCGCCAGGATCCTGCAGCAG AGGCAGACTGTGGAGTTGATCCCAATCACTAAAGTGAACTACAAGTGGAAGGGCGACTCTCACCTCTACTTTGTCTACGGCAACGAGCACAAAGTCAGCGCCGACAATTACCCAGCTACCTGCTGCTGTGTCAtcctgtag